A region from the Citrobacter koseri ATCC BAA-895 genome encodes:
- a CDS encoding Na(+)-translocating NADH-quinone reductase subunit C: MRKGKIIVASMMVLCVLIFVAAAAWFMLFQGEMTEPTGEEKQAAILHAAGLMKSEAQDKKSVETLYHRYIIQRHVNLDSGELVAESSTDAARQKCEKLAPERDPAQVRQRCTVADVFFVKDKNNEIQQVIIPVTGKGAKSMMHAFLALGLDGRTVRNLYYYQQRETPFLGARVEDASWRKQWPGKRLLDNSGHPALKIVQDKPEHADEYTVDGISGATLTSTGVEKSINYWMGPQGYGQFLQRLASDRNNLNL; encoded by the coding sequence ATGCGCAAGGGTAAAATTATTGTTGCATCAATGATGGTGCTTTGTGTCCTTATTTTTGTTGCGGCGGCAGCATGGTTTATGCTGTTCCAGGGAGAAATGACGGAGCCGACAGGGGAGGAAAAACAGGCGGCGATTTTACACGCTGCGGGCCTGATGAAATCAGAGGCCCAGGATAAAAAATCAGTCGAAACGCTCTATCATCGTTATATTATTCAACGCCATGTTAATTTAGATTCCGGCGAGCTGGTGGCTGAAAGCAGCACGGACGCCGCGCGCCAGAAGTGTGAAAAACTTGCCCCTGAACGCGACCCAGCGCAGGTTCGTCAGCGCTGTACGGTGGCGGATGTGTTCTTTGTGAAAGATAAAAATAATGAAATTCAGCAGGTTATCATTCCGGTTACCGGTAAGGGCGCGAAATCCATGATGCATGCGTTTCTTGCTCTGGGGCTGGACGGTCGTACGGTGAGAAATCTGTATTATTATCAGCAACGGGAAACGCCGTTTCTGGGGGCCCGGGTGGAAGACGCCAGCTGGCGCAAACAGTGGCCAGGGAAACGATTATTAGATAACAGCGGACATCCTGCATTGAAAATAGTACAGGATAAACCTGAACATGCCGATGAATATACCGTTGACGGTATTTCCGGCGCGACGTTGACATCAACCGGCGTTGAGAAAAGTATTAACTACTGGATGGGGCCGCAGGGATATGGTCAATTCTTACAGCGTCTTGCCAGCGATCGAAATAACCTTAATCTTTGA
- a CDS encoding DsbA family protein produces MKYLMIMLLALFTGLSVAKEPAPFTPEQEKQIEALIQEALFNDPASPRIGAEKATLTLVNFTDYNCPYCKQLDPLLEKIVQKYPQVAVVIKPLPFKGESSVLSARTALTTWREHPQQFLALHEKLMQKKGYHTTASIKQAQEKSAATPVTLDEKSMETLSTNLQLARLVGVQGTPATIIGDEMIPGAVSWETLEAVVKEKLAVAHAQ; encoded by the coding sequence ATGAAATATCTGATGATTATGCTGTTAGCGTTGTTTACCGGTCTGAGCGTGGCGAAAGAACCCGCGCCGTTTACGCCGGAGCAGGAAAAGCAAATTGAAGCGCTGATCCAGGAAGCGCTGTTTAACGATCCTGCCAGCCCACGGATAGGCGCGGAGAAGGCGACGCTGACGCTCGTCAACTTTACGGACTACAACTGCCCGTACTGCAAGCAGCTTGATCCGTTGCTGGAGAAGATCGTGCAAAAGTATCCGCAGGTCGCGGTAGTGATTAAGCCGCTGCCGTTTAAGGGCGAAAGCTCGGTACTGTCGGCGCGTACCGCGTTAACCACCTGGCGTGAGCACCCGCAGCAGTTTTTAGCGCTGCATGAGAAACTGATGCAGAAAAAGGGCTACCACACCACAGCCAGTATTAAACAGGCGCAGGAAAAGTCCGCCGCCACGCCGGTTACGCTGGATGAGAAAAGCATGGAGACGTTGAGCACCAATCTGCAACTCGCCCGGCTGGTTGGCGTTCAGGGGACGCCGGCAACCATCATTGGCGACGAGATGATCCCCGGCGCGGTATCGTGGGAGACCCTTGAGGCGGTGGTGAAAGAAAAACTGGCGGTGGCTCATGCTCAGTAA
- a CDS encoding iron transporter, with protein sequence MTMKKTLIASAVMASIFTAPAAFAFKEYPAGEPVTMNEMELAAVYLQPIDMEPRGMGLPAAKADVHLEADIHAVEGNKNGFGAGEWIPYLTISYTLVNNDTGEKQEGTFMPMVASDGPHYGANIKMMGVGNYKVTYHIEPPSKAGMHRHTDSETGVGRWWKPFDVSYEFKYVGLN encoded by the coding sequence ATGACCATGAAGAAAACCCTGATTGCCAGCGCAGTGATGGCCAGCATTTTCACTGCGCCAGCCGCGTTTGCTTTTAAAGAGTACCCGGCAGGCGAGCCTGTCACCATGAATGAAATGGAGCTGGCGGCCGTTTACCTGCAACCGATTGATATGGAACCGCGCGGCATGGGCTTACCGGCAGCAAAAGCCGATGTTCACCTTGAAGCGGATATCCACGCTGTAGAAGGCAATAAAAACGGCTTTGGCGCAGGGGAATGGATCCCGTACCTGACCATCAGCTACACCCTGGTCAACAACGACACGGGCGAAAAACAGGAAGGCACCTTCATGCCGATGGTTGCCAGCGATGGCCCGCACTATGGCGCGAACATCAAAATGATGGGCGTGGGCAACTATAAAGTGACCTACCACATTGAACCGCCGTCAAAAGCCGGGATGCATCGCCATACTGACAGCGAAACAGGCGTAGGCCGCTGGTGGAAACCGTTTGATGTGAGCTACGAGTTTAAATATGTCGGTCTGAACTAA
- a CDS encoding protein-disulfide reductase DsbD domain-containing protein has protein sequence MITVFRQTLCCLLLLWLPVSWAAESGWLRSPDNDHASVRLRADTSPEGETRLLLDVKLENGWKTYWRSPGEGGVAPAVAWKENMPAVDWFWPTPSRFDVAGMTTQGYHHRVTFPMTVRGPSPAMLSGVLTLSTCSNVCLLTDYPFTLKPSAHDPAFAHDYAQAMGQIPLSRGLTQTLSVGARPGALVVEATRAGGWSSPALFLDAVDNADFGKPQLRVEGEKLLATVPVSDGWGEGAPDLRGQTVTLVLANDGVAQESTLAIGSTTAKMADSAELPLWQVMLMALAGGLILNLMPCVLPVLGMKLGSILLVEEKSRQRIRRQFLASVAGIIASFMALAMLMTVLRLTHQALGWGIQFQSPWFIGFMVLVMLIFSASLFGLFEFRLPSAMTTRLATHGGNGMAGHFWQGAFATLLATPCSAPFLGTAVAVALTASFPVLWGLFLALGVGMSLPWLFVALRPGLALRLPRPGRWMNGLRRVLGVMMLGSAIWLATLLLPHLGYATSSPAKERVVWQPLSEQAIQDALAQHKRVFIDVTAEWCITCKVNKYNVLQREEIQDALQQPDVVALRGDWTLPADDITDFLKKRGQVAVPFNQIYGPGLPQGQSLPTLLTRDAVLQTLRDAKGVTP, from the coding sequence ATGATCACTGTTTTCAGGCAGACTTTGTGCTGTCTGTTATTGCTATGGCTGCCCGTCTCGTGGGCGGCAGAAAGCGGCTGGCTGCGCTCGCCGGATAACGACCATGCCAGCGTCCGCCTGCGCGCGGACACGTCCCCGGAAGGCGAAACCCGGTTACTGTTGGATGTAAAACTGGAAAACGGCTGGAAAACCTACTGGCGTTCGCCGGGGGAGGGGGGCGTGGCGCCCGCCGTTGCCTGGAAAGAAAATATGCCTGCGGTTGACTGGTTCTGGCCGACGCCGTCGCGCTTTGACGTCGCCGGTATGACCACTCAGGGTTATCACCACCGCGTGACCTTCCCGATGACGGTTCGCGGTCCGTCACCCGCGATGCTCAGCGGTGTGCTGACCTTGTCTACTTGCAGCAATGTCTGCCTGTTGACCGATTACCCCTTTACCCTCAAACCTTCGGCGCATGACCCGGCGTTCGCGCATGACTATGCCCAGGCGATGGGGCAGATCCCGCTCTCCCGGGGGCTGACGCAGACGCTCAGCGTGGGCGCTCGTCCTGGTGCGCTGGTGGTTGAAGCTACGCGTGCCGGAGGCTGGTCATCGCCAGCATTGTTTCTCGACGCCGTTGATAACGCTGATTTTGGCAAGCCGCAACTGCGTGTTGAGGGCGAAAAACTGCTGGCGACGGTTCCTGTCAGCGATGGCTGGGGAGAAGGGGCGCCCGATTTGCGTGGTCAAACGGTCACGCTGGTACTGGCGAATGACGGCGTGGCTCAGGAAAGCACCCTGGCGATCGGCAGTACGACGGCAAAAATGGCCGATAGCGCCGAACTGCCGCTCTGGCAGGTGATGTTGATGGCGCTGGCGGGTGGGTTAATTCTCAACCTGATGCCCTGCGTGCTGCCCGTGCTGGGGATGAAGCTCGGCTCGATTCTGCTCGTCGAAGAGAAAAGTCGTCAGCGGATACGGCGGCAGTTTCTGGCGTCGGTTGCCGGGATTATTGCCTCTTTTATGGCGCTGGCGATGCTAATGACCGTTCTGCGGCTGACCCATCAGGCGCTCGGGTGGGGCATTCAGTTCCAGAGTCCGTGGTTTATCGGGTTTATGGTGCTGGTGATGTTGATCTTCAGCGCCAGCCTGTTCGGGCTGTTTGAATTCCGTCTGCCTTCCGCGATGACGACCCGACTTGCCACCCACGGCGGCAACGGGATGGCCGGTCATTTCTGGCAGGGCGCGTTTGCCACGCTGCTGGCGACGCCGTGCAGCGCGCCGTTTCTCGGGACGGCCGTTGCGGTGGCGTTGACGGCCTCCTTCCCGGTGTTATGGGGGCTGTTTCTGGCGCTCGGGGTGGGGATGAGCCTGCCGTGGCTGTTTGTCGCGCTACGCCCTGGTCTGGCGCTGCGCCTGCCGCGCCCCGGACGCTGGATGAACGGATTGCGGCGCGTACTGGGCGTTATGATGCTCGGTTCGGCAATCTGGCTGGCGACGCTCCTGCTGCCGCATCTGGGATACGCGACAAGCAGCCCGGCGAAAGAGCGCGTCGTCTGGCAGCCGTTGAGCGAACAGGCGATCCAGGACGCGCTTGCGCAGCACAAACGCGTATTCATTGACGTTACCGCTGAGTGGTGCATTACCTGCAAGGTCAATAAGTACAACGTGTTACAGCGAGAAGAGATACAGGATGCGCTGCAACAGCCGGATGTTGTCGCATTGCGCGGCGACTGGACGCTGCCTGCGGATGACATCACCGACTTTTTGAAAAAACGCGGCCAGGTGGCTGTGCCGTTTAACCAGATTTATGGCCCCGGTTTACCGCAGGGTCAGTCATTGCCCACGCTGCTGACGCGCGATGCGGTGCTGCAAACGTTGCGCGATGCGAAAGGAGTTACGCCATGA
- a CDS encoding protein disulfide oxidoreductase, producing MLSKLRRWLREGAILLVLLAGVIILLDVWRSPQMPAMFDSTPLHTLDGETVTLASISEERPVLLYFWASWCGICRFTTPDVARLQSEGENVMTIALRSGNDGEVSRWLSRKGVTFPVVNDSGGEISRNWEISVTPTLVVVSKGQVVTTTSGWTSYWGMKLRLWRAAMF from the coding sequence ATGCTCAGTAAACTGCGCCGCTGGCTGCGTGAAGGCGCGATCTTACTGGTTCTGCTGGCAGGCGTGATAATCCTGCTGGATGTCTGGCGTTCTCCGCAGATGCCGGCCATGTTTGACAGCACGCCGCTGCATACGCTGGACGGGGAAACTGTAACGCTGGCGTCGATCAGTGAAGAACGCCCGGTGCTGCTCTACTTCTGGGCGAGCTGGTGCGGTATCTGCCGTTTCACTACGCCGGATGTCGCCCGTTTGCAGTCGGAAGGGGAGAACGTCATGACCATCGCGCTGCGTTCCGGTAATGACGGGGAGGTTTCCCGCTGGTTATCGCGTAAAGGGGTGACGTTCCCCGTCGTGAATGATAGCGGCGGTGAGATATCACGAAACTGGGAAATCAGCGTCACGCCAACGCTGGTGGTGGTGTCGAAGGGGCAGGTGGTAACCACGACCAGCGGCTGGACCAGCTACTGGGGCATGAAGTTACGTCTGTGGCGGGCAGCCATGTTTTGA
- a CDS encoding Fe-S-containing protein — protein MSYFFVTTLQVFFCIALLSGVLWSRNDPPSLRPLTWTLLTGLIAGVLAGLFIHGSQPVQLLLVGAEVMVSLLFVLSFWWASTRIRYLWQGILIFGAARHWALDPNLGGLTSTHVLNTDLLLNLTAVVLAFAILCLAGVLCAMLLRRIRGLYWPLTLILLVMIWLPLSGNLLLLLMKLQVVPLGKSLLSFVAKVTNNTALYNWAGAALLLALALCWLPALLRAFRQTRETEEPIAHRLALAQRRNALRLWLVTIGCAVVVIAGQLWWDKVASQPPQLSEAVPVTLGSDGMVRLPVEQLRDGKLHRFVWVADDGKAVRFFVINRYPDKLRFGVVFDACLLCGDQGYVMEGNQVICVACGVHIFIPSIGKAGGCNPVPIENWHNDEKELVIPGKELATGVNYFSTVMTIKVTDPVDGSTLTNTSADYKYSYGGKTWFFSSEANYERFRETPEQFVPADMREE, from the coding sequence ATGAGTTACTTTTTCGTCACGACGCTACAGGTCTTTTTCTGCATTGCGCTTCTTTCCGGTGTTCTCTGGAGTCGAAACGATCCTCCCTCTTTACGTCCACTGACCTGGACGCTGCTGACCGGGCTGATTGCCGGCGTGCTGGCGGGACTGTTTATTCACGGCAGCCAACCGGTACAACTGCTGCTGGTTGGGGCGGAGGTCATGGTATCGCTGCTGTTTGTCCTCAGTTTCTGGTGGGCTTCAACGCGTATCCGCTATCTGTGGCAGGGGATTCTGATTTTCGGCGCTGCCCGCCATTGGGCGCTGGACCCTAATCTGGGCGGGCTGACCAGTACGCATGTGCTGAATACTGACCTGCTGTTAAATCTGACGGCCGTCGTTCTCGCTTTTGCGATCCTCTGTCTGGCGGGCGTACTCTGCGCGATGCTGCTGCGGCGTATTCGCGGCCTGTACTGGCCGTTAACGCTGATTTTACTGGTGATGATCTGGCTGCCGTTGAGCGGCAACCTGCTGTTGTTGCTGATGAAATTACAGGTTGTCCCGCTGGGTAAATCACTGCTGAGCTTCGTGGCGAAAGTCACAAATAACACGGCGCTGTATAACTGGGCGGGAGCCGCGCTGCTGCTGGCCCTGGCGCTGTGCTGGCTTCCGGCGCTGTTGCGGGCTTTTCGACAGACGCGGGAAACAGAAGAACCGATCGCTCATCGTCTGGCGCTGGCGCAGCGTCGCAACGCTTTGCGGCTGTGGCTGGTCACAATCGGCTGCGCAGTGGTCGTTATCGCAGGCCAGCTGTGGTGGGATAAAGTGGCCTCGCAGCCGCCGCAACTCTCTGAAGCCGTGCCCGTAACGCTGGGGAGCGATGGCATGGTGCGCCTGCCGGTTGAACAGCTTCGTGACGGTAAACTGCATCGTTTCGTCTGGGTGGCGGACGATGGCAAAGCGGTGCGCTTCTTCGTGATTAACCGCTATCCCGACAAGCTGCGTTTTGGCGTGGTGTTCGACGCCTGCCTGCTGTGCGGCGATCAGGGTTATGTCATGGAGGGCAATCAGGTTATCTGCGTCGCCTGCGGAGTGCATATTTTTATTCCGTCTATCGGCAAGGCCGGTGGCTGTAACCCGGTGCCGATTGAAAACTGGCACAATGATGAAAAAGAGCTGGTGATCCCCGGTAAAGAACTGGCGACAGGGGTGAACTACTTCTCGACGGTCATGACTATTAAAGTGACCGATCCGGTCGATGGTTCAACGTTGACCAATACCTCAGCCGATTACAAATACAGCTATGGCGGCAAGACCTGGTTCTTCTCGTCAGAGGCTAACTATGAACGCTTCCGTGAAACGCCGGAGCAGTTTGTTCCTGCCGACATGAGGGAGGAATAA
- a CDS encoding FTR1 family iron permease, producing the protein MSVWASTNYAPLIEDIEQRLDKTAELYQQQHTDEARRTVQMAYFEVFENLEGPIRINISARKSYEMESAFGEIRRMIGEKKPLADVQARIDWLKAALREVEPVLDGGHRLVAEEQHNALSRDDIAVHWQESFRTIDDLLAQAVTEYQAGNYSVASQHVQQAHYQGFKNSEMEMSLRQNRSAKDAAAINQQFSSLIALTAQPDHLNDVSYQVTTLLQDIEDILPGLPTTRDDQQVAAAQSADNIPAADEGNNRTDWAEVTTGINQSIQDAIARYQGGDAKNAILDIQDTYFDRFEASGMENKIGSRDSAFKTTLEAYFTRLVSLMKAGQPVERLNAEASALAQDLQKAVTMLGEGEETQWSLLLYSLMIIVREGLEALLIVAAIVAYMVKNNHQDKLPLIRQSVIVALIASVITAAIFQMLFTNSGASRELLEGITMLIAVVMLFFMSYWLLSKVEARHWKAWLEGKLSHSLSRGSLVGLWLTSFLAVYREGAETVLFYYALIGDANTVSGHMAIGAGFVIGCVVLLLAWLVMRYSVVRLPLKPFFMFTGSFMYLMAFVFAGKGVLELVEGKLFQPTLINGFPEISWLGIYPYVETLLPQVVLLLAALVALWVMRRKSAVPGETIKNNP; encoded by the coding sequence ATGAGTGTCTGGGCGTCGACGAATTATGCGCCTTTGATTGAAGATATCGAGCAACGTCTTGATAAAACAGCGGAACTTTATCAGCAACAGCATACCGACGAGGCGCGCCGCACGGTACAAATGGCCTATTTTGAGGTGTTCGAGAACCTGGAAGGGCCGATCCGCATCAACATTTCTGCGCGCAAAAGTTACGAGATGGAGAGCGCATTCGGCGAGATCCGTCGAATGATTGGCGAGAAAAAACCGCTCGCTGACGTTCAGGCGCGCATTGACTGGCTGAAAGCCGCACTGCGCGAAGTGGAACCGGTGCTGGATGGCGGACATCGTCTGGTGGCCGAAGAGCAGCACAACGCGCTGTCCAGAGACGACATTGCCGTTCACTGGCAGGAGAGTTTCAGGACGATCGACGATCTGCTGGCGCAGGCGGTCACTGAATATCAGGCCGGGAACTACAGCGTTGCCAGTCAGCACGTTCAACAGGCGCACTATCAGGGCTTTAAAAACTCTGAGATGGAGATGTCCCTCAGACAAAACCGTTCTGCAAAAGATGCCGCCGCCATTAACCAACAATTCTCATCCCTGATTGCGCTGACCGCGCAACCTGACCATCTCAACGATGTCTCTTATCAGGTCACTACGCTGCTACAGGATATCGAGGATATCTTACCCGGCTTGCCAACCACCCGTGACGATCAGCAGGTTGCCGCAGCGCAAAGCGCAGACAACATTCCGGCGGCGGACGAGGGAAATAACCGTACCGACTGGGCTGAGGTGACGACGGGAATTAACCAGAGCATTCAGGACGCGATAGCGCGCTATCAGGGCGGCGATGCGAAGAATGCGATTCTGGATATCCAGGATACCTACTTCGACCGCTTCGAAGCCAGCGGCATGGAAAACAAAATCGGCTCTCGCGATTCGGCATTTAAAACCACGCTGGAGGCGTATTTTACCCGCCTGGTCAGTCTGATGAAGGCCGGTCAGCCGGTTGAGCGCCTGAATGCGGAGGCCAGCGCGCTGGCGCAGGATCTGCAAAAAGCCGTGACGATGCTGGGCGAAGGCGAAGAAACCCAGTGGAGTCTGCTGCTCTATAGTCTGATGATCATCGTGCGCGAGGGGCTGGAAGCGCTGCTGATTGTGGCGGCAATCGTGGCCTACATGGTGAAAAACAACCATCAGGATAAGCTGCCGCTTATTCGTCAGTCGGTAATTGTGGCGCTGATCGCCAGCGTCATCACCGCCGCTATCTTCCAGATGCTGTTTACTAACTCCGGCGCCAGCCGTGAACTGCTGGAAGGCATAACGATGCTGATTGCCGTTGTGATGCTGTTCTTTATGAGTTACTGGCTGCTGTCCAAAGTGGAAGCGCGCCACTGGAAAGCCTGGCTGGAAGGCAAACTGTCTCATTCCCTGTCGCGAGGCTCCCTGGTCGGACTATGGCTGACCAGCTTCCTGGCGGTGTACCGCGAAGGGGCGGAAACGGTGCTGTTCTATTACGCTCTGATTGGCGATGCAAACACGGTATCCGGCCATATGGCGATTGGCGCCGGTTTTGTGATTGGCTGCGTGGTGCTGCTGCTCGCCTGGCTGGTGATGCGTTACTCAGTGGTGCGCCTGCCGCTGAAACCCTTCTTTATGTTTACCGGCAGTTTCATGTATCTGATGGCCTTCGTCTTTGCGGGCAAAGGCGTTCTGGAACTGGTGGAAGGCAAACTGTTCCAGCCTACGTTGATTAACGGCTTCCCTGAAATCAGCTGGCTGGGGATTTATCCCTACGTGGAAACGTTGTTACCGCAGGTCGTATTGCTGCTCGCGGCGCTGGTGGCGCTGTGGGTGATGCGGCGCAAAAGCGCGGTTCCCGGGGAGACGATAAAAAATAACCCATAA
- a CDS encoding ABC transporter permease: MLWRMLRQSWGRNLRRKVLAIITVFLASSLISALLAVSIDIGDKMSRELKSYGANILIEPAGQAALPALFSESSNPLSGQDFLDEAELPNIKDIFWRNNIVGFAPMLGGEASVEGEPVRILGTFFSQPVDIPDEEGYETGQKTVSPYWQVTGDWPQEPAGAEPQTLVGHALARQMGWKPGDKLTLRTEGEAVQVTVSGILSSGGDEDNQLVMPLSTVQHLLGLPGKVQAIRVSALTVPENELSRRARENLDALNAEEYDLWYCTAYVSSIAHQLEEAISGAEVRPVWQVAASEGVVIDKIQLLMAVVTVAALAASAMGIASLMTSTIMERAKEIGLMKALGARQWQIMLLFYLEAASSGLAGGALGCIAGWGLAKAIGVMLFDAPLNFAWIVVPCVLVIAVLIALIGTWFPARRIARLYPVEVLYGR, encoded by the coding sequence ATGCTGTGGCGGATGTTACGACAATCCTGGGGGCGCAATTTACGCCGCAAAGTGCTGGCGATAATCACCGTTTTTCTGGCCTCCAGCCTGATTTCGGCGCTGCTGGCGGTGTCCATTGATATCGGCGACAAAATGTCCAGAGAGCTGAAGTCTTATGGTGCGAACATTTTGATTGAACCCGCCGGACAGGCTGCGCTGCCCGCGCTGTTTAGTGAGAGCAGTAATCCGCTTTCCGGTCAGGATTTTCTTGATGAAGCCGAGCTGCCGAACATCAAAGATATCTTCTGGCGAAACAACATTGTCGGGTTTGCGCCGATGCTCGGCGGCGAAGCCAGCGTGGAGGGAGAACCGGTGCGGATTCTGGGCACCTTCTTCAGTCAGCCAGTGGATATTCCTGATGAAGAGGGATATGAGACGGGGCAGAAAACGGTCAGCCCTTACTGGCAGGTGACTGGCGACTGGCCGCAGGAACCCGCAGGTGCAGAGCCGCAGACCTTAGTCGGGCACGCGCTGGCGCGGCAAATGGGCTGGAAACCCGGTGATAAGCTGACATTACGTACCGAAGGTGAAGCGGTGCAGGTCACTGTCAGCGGTATCCTCTCCAGCGGCGGTGATGAAGATAACCAACTGGTGATGCCGCTAAGTACGGTACAGCACCTGCTGGGGCTCCCCGGAAAAGTGCAGGCGATTCGCGTCTCGGCGCTGACGGTGCCGGAAAACGAACTGTCCCGCCGCGCGCGGGAAAACCTGGACGCGCTCAATGCCGAAGAGTACGACCTCTGGTATTGCACGGCCTATGTGTCGTCGATCGCGCATCAGCTGGAAGAGGCGATTTCCGGTGCGGAAGTGCGCCCGGTATGGCAGGTCGCGGCGTCCGAAGGGGTGGTGATCGATAAAATTCAGTTGCTGATGGCGGTCGTTACCGTCGCGGCGCTGGCGGCTTCCGCAATGGGGATCGCCTCGCTGATGACCAGCACCATTATGGAACGCGCCAAAGAGATCGGTTTGATGAAGGCGTTGGGTGCGCGACAGTGGCAAATCATGCTGCTGTTCTACCTGGAAGCGGCGTCCAGCGGGCTGGCGGGCGGCGCGCTGGGATGTATTGCCGGGTGGGGGCTGGCGAAAGCGATTGGCGTCATGCTCTTCGACGCGCCGCTTAATTTTGCCTGGATTGTGGTGCCGTGCGTACTGGTGATTGCGGTATTGATTGCGTTGATCGGCACCTGGTTCCCGGCCCGGCGGATCGCCCGACTGTATCCTGTGGAGGTGCTGTATGGCCGCTAA